Proteins encoded within one genomic window of Couchioplanes caeruleus:
- the lexA gene encoding transcriptional repressor LexA, translated as MSLAEDLDTSTLTPRQRAILTVIRDWAIRYGYPPSTREIGDAVGLASTSSVSRHLRVLEERDFLRRGRSATRPVDVRMFLQPPAPRAADTVGVPLVGTIAAGTPMLAEEYTEETLTLPRDLVGRGELFCLRVQGDSMVDAAICDGDIVVVRRQGEAYNGDIVAAMIDEEATVKVFRRRGGHVLLEPRNPAYEPIDGDRAVVLGRVVSVLRRI; from the coding sequence ATGTCACTGGCCGAGGATCTCGACACGTCCACGCTGACGCCGCGGCAGCGGGCGATTCTGACCGTCATCCGGGACTGGGCGATCAGGTACGGCTACCCGCCGTCCACCCGCGAGATCGGCGACGCGGTCGGGCTCGCGTCGACGTCGTCGGTGAGCCGGCACCTGCGCGTCCTGGAGGAGCGCGACTTCCTGCGCCGGGGCCGCAGTGCGACCCGCCCGGTCGACGTCCGCATGTTCCTCCAGCCGCCGGCTCCCCGGGCCGCCGACACCGTGGGCGTCCCGCTGGTCGGCACCATCGCCGCCGGCACTCCCATGCTGGCGGAGGAGTACACCGAGGAGACGCTGACGCTGCCCCGCGACCTCGTCGGCCGCGGCGAGCTGTTCTGCCTGCGGGTCCAGGGCGACTCGATGGTCGACGCGGCGATCTGCGACGGGGACATCGTGGTGGTGCGGCGCCAGGGCGAGGCGTACAACGGCGACATCGTGGCCGCGATGATCGACGAGGAGGCCACCGTCAAGGTCTTCCGCCGCCGCGGCGGGCACGTCCTGCTCGAACCGCGCAATCCGGCGTACGAGCCGATCGACGGCGACCGGGCGGTGGTGCTGGGCCGGGTCGTCTCGGTGCTGCGCCGGATCTGA
- a CDS encoding enoyl-CoA hydratase-related protein produces MPALDRHDDVFVLDLGNGENRFHPDWIASVHAALDKVEQAGSPCALVTVATGKIWSNGLDLEWLGAHPDKFQEYAASVHELFARVLALPVITVAALQGHTFAAGAMLSLAHDFRVMRADRGYWCLPEADIEIPFTRGMSALIQSRLSPQAAHRAMTTAHRYGGSDAAAAGIVDQAVEEEAVRPTAIALAETLAGKAGPTLGTIKARMYARALDTLRDTENPLG; encoded by the coding sequence GTGCCCGCTCTCGACCGCCACGACGATGTCTTCGTTCTCGACCTCGGGAACGGGGAGAACCGGTTCCACCCCGACTGGATCGCGAGCGTGCACGCCGCCCTCGACAAGGTCGAGCAGGCCGGCAGTCCGTGCGCCCTGGTCACCGTCGCCACCGGCAAGATCTGGTCCAACGGGCTGGACCTGGAGTGGCTGGGCGCCCACCCCGACAAGTTCCAGGAGTACGCGGCGAGCGTCCACGAACTGTTCGCCCGGGTCCTCGCCCTGCCCGTGATCACCGTGGCGGCGCTGCAAGGGCACACCTTCGCGGCCGGGGCGATGCTGTCGCTGGCGCACGATTTCCGGGTGATGCGCGCGGACCGCGGCTACTGGTGCCTGCCGGAGGCCGACATCGAGATCCCGTTCACGCGCGGGATGTCCGCTCTGATCCAGTCGCGGCTCTCGCCGCAGGCCGCGCACCGGGCGATGACCACCGCGCACCGCTACGGCGGCTCCGACGCGGCCGCGGCCGGCATCGTCGACCAGGCGGTCGAGGAGGAGGCGGTGCGTCCGACGGCGATCGCCCTGGCCGAGACGCTGGCGGGCAAGGCCGGCCCTACGCTCGGCACGATCAAGGCCCGGATGTACGCGCGGGCCTTGGACACCCTGCGTGACACGGAGAATCCGCTCGGCTGA
- a CDS encoding PQQ-binding-like beta-propeller repeat protein: MTTPSPQPSPPGPPAGWAGPYAPPPGAMPAPAPASPPAWRPGALLVSLALVVLLAIGTGTGWAVYQAVVSDGESTGGLRVAWTAPYPDDKGDFDDFNTLGAWLLGDTVARAQGDGVIGYRLADGGRAWGVPAPEGTSLCAATQFLSDGRGAVAFGTKGTCDTVAGLDARSGKLTWRVKVPAEKSDRPSMIIAPRLFASKGVVVVHTAGRVLAYGVSDGRQKWQRTAGDCSFNDVRATETVVAIVVGCALGGGRILTLDPASGKTRVDKALPKSQQAPGYLLSAKPMITGPGIGVEEYLVFDDRGTVTGRFAEKIDGAELATTSINETLSVRGLEIRPYALHAGTVYLPARVESGAGPSKERVAAVDLGTGKLRWVSSDDGDGRPAIIRADDTGLLLWHPNRRSSRPQLVRLAADTGKATVVAEGPRSVAAEGDTSQVFERDGMLVIVAWRSAGADSSITVLRP, translated from the coding sequence ATGACCACCCCTTCCCCGCAGCCGTCGCCGCCCGGTCCGCCGGCCGGGTGGGCCGGGCCGTACGCTCCCCCGCCGGGTGCGATGCCCGCGCCCGCGCCCGCGTCCCCACCGGCGTGGCGGCCCGGCGCTCTCCTCGTGTCGCTCGCCCTGGTCGTGCTGCTGGCCATCGGCACCGGCACCGGCTGGGCGGTCTACCAGGCCGTCGTCAGCGACGGTGAGTCCACCGGCGGCCTCCGGGTCGCCTGGACCGCGCCCTACCCGGACGACAAGGGCGACTTCGACGACTTCAACACGCTCGGCGCCTGGCTGCTGGGGGACACCGTCGCCCGCGCCCAGGGGGACGGCGTGATCGGCTACCGGCTCGCCGACGGGGGGCGCGCCTGGGGCGTCCCCGCCCCGGAGGGCACGAGCCTGTGCGCGGCGACCCAGTTCCTGAGCGACGGCCGGGGTGCGGTCGCCTTCGGGACGAAGGGGACCTGCGACACCGTCGCCGGCCTGGACGCCAGGAGCGGCAAGCTGACCTGGCGGGTCAAGGTGCCGGCGGAGAAGAGCGACCGGCCCTCCATGATCATCGCGCCGCGCCTGTTCGCGTCGAAGGGCGTCGTCGTGGTCCACACCGCCGGGCGGGTGCTCGCATACGGTGTCTCCGACGGTCGGCAGAAGTGGCAGCGCACGGCAGGCGACTGCTCTTTCAACGACGTGCGCGCCACGGAGACCGTGGTGGCGATCGTGGTCGGCTGCGCCCTCGGCGGCGGGCGCATCCTGACGCTCGACCCGGCGAGCGGCAAGACCCGTGTGGACAAGGCGCTGCCGAAGTCGCAGCAGGCGCCGGGCTATCTGCTGTCGGCGAAGCCCATGATCACCGGTCCCGGCATCGGCGTCGAGGAGTACCTCGTGTTCGACGACCGCGGCACGGTGACCGGGCGCTTCGCCGAGAAGATCGACGGCGCCGAGCTGGCGACCACCTCGATCAACGAGACGCTGTCCGTACGCGGCCTGGAGATCCGTCCGTACGCCCTCCATGCCGGCACCGTCTACCTGCCGGCCAGGGTCGAGTCCGGGGCGGGGCCGTCGAAGGAGAGGGTGGCCGCCGTCGACCTCGGCACCGGCAAGCTCCGATGGGTGTCCAGCGACGACGGCGACGGGCGGCCCGCCATCATCCGCGCGGACGACACGGGCCTGCTCCTGTGGCATCCCAACCGCCGATCGAGCCGGCCACAGCTGGTGCGCCTGGCGGCGGACACCGGCAAGGCCACGGTGGTCGCCGAGGGGCCGCGGTCGGTCGCCGCGGAGGGCGACACGTCGCAGGTCTTCGAGCGGGACGGCATGCTGGTGATCGTGGCGTGGAGGTCCGCCGGAGCCGACTCGTCGATCACCGTGCTGCGCCCCTGA
- a CDS encoding alpha/beta hydrolase has product MSLTSRLSVSGVAALMITGTLFAPAPAASAAPAAPRVAAAAAGDVTSPEEAARVDRVPVSEPAWYNCYGVGQCATVAVPLDYDDPTGPTVEIALLRVKARKPQSRIGSLFVNPGGPGGSGTAMAAASSMFLGDSILDRFDIVGFDPRGIGFSDTVACFPSTRAQSIVMAKMRMLFPYGTLQEGAFVKSVQSIGRGCSTTGATLAGAMSTAEVARDMDVLRRSVGDTKLTFLGFSYGTALGQYYANMFPDRVRALALDGVIDPVSWTGTPETQDKLLDDRLRSADGAYRALIKLLGRCDRVGARGCEFSAGDPVKHFAAIARKLRAKPLVLRYDGGSLKVTYADFISLVLSSLYSPYAGEMVTGIAASVETLLAAPGQVSAKQRALAREAVRDRMDRLRSPKRDFPYDNTAEAFAGVMCTDARHPADAARWPVLTARADVRAPYFGRAWGWGSAACAEDTWTVRDEDAYLGPFDRKTAAPVLFVGNYWDPATNYREAVSASRRLPGSRLLSSDNWGHTAYGTSTCVTRAVDTYLLNGTLPAAGTLCRSSMQPFGRNTKGAVETSTTIRVAAASTAGETKSLPPVAGLYPASVLPMNGR; this is encoded by the coding sequence ATGTCGCTCACCAGTCGTCTGTCGGTGTCGGGGGTGGCGGCCCTGATGATCACCGGGACGCTCTTCGCGCCGGCCCCGGCCGCCTCGGCGGCACCGGCGGCCCCTCGCGTGGCGGCGGCAGCCGCCGGCGACGTGACGAGCCCGGAGGAGGCCGCGCGGGTCGACCGCGTGCCGGTGTCGGAGCCGGCCTGGTACAACTGCTACGGCGTCGGCCAGTGCGCCACGGTCGCGGTGCCGTTGGACTACGACGACCCCACCGGTCCCACGGTGGAGATCGCCCTGCTGCGGGTGAAGGCCCGCAAGCCGCAGAGCCGGATCGGCAGCCTCTTCGTCAACCCCGGCGGCCCCGGCGGATCCGGCACCGCCATGGCGGCGGCGTCGTCGATGTTCCTCGGGGACAGCATCCTCGACCGGTTCGACATCGTCGGGTTCGACCCTCGCGGCATCGGCTTCAGCGACACCGTCGCCTGCTTCCCCTCCACGCGCGCGCAGAGCATCGTGATGGCGAAGATGAGGATGCTCTTCCCGTACGGCACGCTGCAGGAGGGCGCCTTCGTCAAGTCCGTCCAGTCGATCGGCCGGGGCTGCTCCACCACCGGGGCGACGCTGGCCGGGGCGATGTCCACCGCCGAGGTGGCCCGCGACATGGACGTGCTGCGCCGCTCGGTCGGCGACACCAAGCTGACCTTCCTGGGCTTCAGCTACGGCACGGCGCTCGGGCAGTACTACGCCAACATGTTCCCCGACCGGGTCCGCGCCCTCGCCCTCGACGGCGTCATCGACCCCGTCTCCTGGACCGGCACGCCCGAGACGCAGGACAAGCTCCTGGACGACCGGCTGCGTTCCGCGGACGGCGCCTACCGGGCGTTGATCAAGCTGCTCGGGCGCTGCGACCGGGTCGGTGCCCGGGGCTGCGAGTTCTCGGCGGGCGATCCCGTGAAGCACTTCGCCGCCATCGCCCGCAAGCTGCGGGCGAAGCCGCTGGTCCTCAGGTACGACGGCGGCAGCCTCAAGGTCACCTACGCCGACTTCATCAGCCTGGTGCTGAGTAGCCTCTACAGCCCGTACGCCGGTGAGATGGTCACCGGGATCGCGGCCTCCGTGGAGACCCTGTTGGCCGCGCCGGGGCAGGTCAGCGCGAAGCAACGCGCGCTGGCGCGGGAGGCCGTCCGGGACCGGATGGACCGGCTGCGGTCCCCGAAGCGGGACTTCCCGTACGACAACACCGCCGAGGCGTTCGCCGGCGTGATGTGCACCGACGCCCGGCACCCGGCCGACGCCGCGCGATGGCCGGTCCTGACCGCCCGCGCCGACGTCCGCGCGCCGTACTTCGGCCGGGCCTGGGGCTGGGGCAGCGCCGCCTGCGCCGAGGACACCTGGACCGTCCGCGACGAGGACGCGTACCTGGGCCCGTTCGACCGCAAGACCGCCGCGCCGGTGCTGTTCGTCGGCAACTACTGGGACCCCGCGACCAACTACCGCGAGGCGGTGTCGGCGTCGCGGCGGCTGCCCGGCAGCCGGCTGCTGTCCAGCGACAACTGGGGCCACACCGCCTACGGCACCTCGACCTGCGTCACCCGCGCCGTCGACACCTACCTGCTGAATGGCACCTTGCCCGCGGCCGGCACGCTGTGCCGCTCGTCGATGCAGCCCTTCGGGCGTAACACCAAGGGCGCGGTGGAGACCTCGACCACCATCCGGGTGGCGGCCGCCTCGACTGCGGGGGAGACCAAGTCCCTGCCGCCGGTCGCGGGCCTCTATCCGGCCTCGGTGCTCCCCATGAACGGCCGCTGA
- a CDS encoding MFS transporter produces MTGSRGSAGTVVATAAMAASMLVLYATSALAPLFADDLRLDRAAVGLLITTTFAVAAAVSLVAGRVVDLAGPRRSLLVLAAAVAVALVAASFAPGYAWLLAALAVAGMAQALANPATNVLVAAVVPGPHRGTAIGIKQSGVQLAAFAAGVVLPVLGAAVGWQAALRWSAVVPLGLLITVMWLVPRDKRPAGGGSWWRWSRPSPWLARLMGYSLLLGTGLAAVNTYLPLYAAQGLSLGAGAAGAVLAVFGVSGLVARIGWARVADGMADVTAALRWLSLAAAGFAVLVCLAAPVWTPLIWLGTVGVGGSATAANAVSMLAVVRRGGATGHASGLVSLGFFTGFVLGPTLFGLLADAGGYGPAWLAVAAVFLASAGVALRVSDRRAVPA; encoded by the coding sequence ATGACCGGAAGCCGGGGTTCGGCAGGCACCGTGGTGGCGACTGCGGCGATGGCCGCCTCGATGCTCGTGCTGTACGCGACGAGCGCCCTCGCGCCGCTGTTCGCCGACGACCTGCGCCTGGACCGTGCGGCCGTCGGCCTGTTGATCACGACGACGTTCGCCGTCGCGGCCGCGGTGTCGCTGGTCGCCGGCCGCGTCGTCGACCTGGCCGGCCCGCGCCGGTCGTTGCTCGTGCTGGCGGCGGCGGTCGCCGTGGCGCTGGTCGCGGCCTCCTTCGCGCCGGGGTACGCCTGGCTGCTGGCGGCCCTGGCCGTCGCGGGCATGGCGCAGGCGCTGGCCAATCCCGCGACCAACGTGCTGGTCGCGGCCGTGGTGCCCGGGCCGCACCGCGGCACCGCGATCGGGATCAAGCAGTCCGGCGTGCAGCTCGCGGCGTTCGCCGCCGGTGTCGTGCTGCCGGTGCTCGGCGCCGCCGTGGGCTGGCAGGCCGCGCTGCGCTGGTCGGCGGTCGTGCCGCTGGGTCTGCTGATCACGGTGATGTGGCTGGTGCCGCGCGACAAGCGCCCCGCCGGCGGCGGCTCGTGGTGGCGGTGGTCCAGGCCGTCGCCGTGGCTGGCCCGGCTGATGGGCTACTCGCTGCTGCTCGGTACGGGCCTGGCCGCGGTCAACACCTATCTTCCGCTCTACGCCGCTCAGGGGCTGAGCCTCGGCGCCGGGGCCGCCGGGGCCGTGCTGGCCGTCTTCGGCGTCTCCGGCCTGGTGGCCCGGATCGGCTGGGCCCGGGTGGCGGACGGGATGGCCGACGTGACGGCGGCACTGCGTTGGCTGTCGCTGGCGGCGGCCGGGTTCGCGGTTCTGGTGTGCCTGGCGGCGCCGGTCTGGACCCCGCTGATCTGGCTCGGCACGGTGGGCGTCGGCGGGTCGGCGACGGCGGCGAACGCGGTGTCGATGCTCGCGGTGGTACGCCGGGGCGGCGCCACGGGGCACGCGTCCGGCCTGGTGTCGCTGGGGTTCTTCACGGGGTTCGTGCTCGGCCCGACGCTGTTCGGCCTGCTCGCCGACGCCGGCGGCTACGGCCCGGCGTGGCTCGCCGTCGCGGCGGTGTTCCTCGCCTCCGCGGGAGTTGCGCTGCGGGTGAGCGACCGCCGTGCGGTTCCCGCGTGA